One Pleurocapsa sp. PCC 7327 DNA segment encodes these proteins:
- a CDS encoding 2Fe-2S iron-sulfur cluster-binding protein — protein MNDKTFSVTLVNEAKGTQEAIQVPSDQFILDAAQEREIELPYSCRAGSCFDCLGKVVEGKVEQTGQASSFLKSDEIKAGFVLLCSCSPASDCTILTHQAEKYLS, from the coding sequence ATGAACGACAAAACCTTTTCCGTCACTTTAGTCAACGAAGCCAAGGGAACTCAGGAAGCGATTCAAGTTCCTAGCGACCAATTCATTCTCGATGCCGCACAAGAAAGAGAAATAGAACTTCCTTACTCTTGTCGAGCGGGTTCTTGTTTCGACTGTCTGGGTAAAGTCGTTGAGGGGAAAGTAGAGCAAACAGGACAAGCCTCAAGCTTCCTAAAATCTGACGAAATCAAGGCTGGTTTCGTTCTTCTGTGTTCTTGTTCTCCGGCCTCAGATTGTACGATCCTTACCCATCAAGCAGAAAAATATCTCTCATAG
- a CDS encoding phycobilisome protein produces the protein MLKQLARLSVDVEGRYATDKELQFLEAYLESVKDRLSAYEKIRDNEEQIIHRWEAQKRSRNENLFELNGKDITEICRRDMTNMLRCSATFMLFDDLDRLQDGLLLWYKTIVKSFGYTKYAQINYLLIQDVIKLYLSAEEAALMLPVLQLDRAVLGAA, from the coding sequence ATGTTGAAACAATTGGCTCGTTTGAGTGTGGACGTTGAAGGTCGTTACGCTACTGACAAAGAGTTACAGTTTCTCGAAGCATATCTTGAATCTGTCAAAGATCGTCTGAGCGCTTACGAGAAGATTCGGGATAATGAAGAGCAAATCATTCATCGGTGGGAAGCTCAAAAGCGCAGTCGCAATGAAAATCTCTTTGAGCTGAACGGAAAGGATATTACCGAAATCTGCCGTCGAGACATGACAAATATGTTGCGCTGCTCTGCTACTTTCATGCTATTTGATGACTTGGATCGCCTGCAAGACGGTCTGTTGCTCTGGTACAAAACCATCGTCAAGTCTTTTGGCTATACCAAATACGCTCAGATCAACTATCTGCTCATTCAAGATGTTATCAAACTATATCTGAGTGCTGAGGAAGCAGCACTCATGCTCCCTGTCTTGCAACTCGATCGCGCGGTTTTGGGCGCTGCTTAA
- a CDS encoding 2Fe-2S iron-sulfur cluster-binding protein — translation MAKVVKLDPINTEIAIQTNDNLLSGLLKNELNIMKECGGRGMCATCHVFIKEGMESLSPMNRREQRTLEVITTCNQLSRLACQARVMGEGVVIELPSGTYVNQIEDVESLIGRRAEQDILHPLTGAVLVEAGKLITRTMITQLKDTKGQVSEYLAKTKDA, via the coding sequence GTGGCTAAAGTCGTTAAGCTCGACCCCATTAACACAGAAATAGCTATCCAAACTAACGACAATCTTTTGTCTGGGTTGCTCAAAAATGAGTTGAACATCATGAAAGAATGCGGCGGTCGGGGAATGTGTGCCACTTGCCACGTATTTATTAAAGAAGGCATGGAGAGCTTGTCTCCAATGAATCGCCGAGAACAGCGAACCCTCGAAGTCATTACCACCTGCAATCAATTATCTCGCCTAGCTTGCCAGGCAAGGGTAATGGGAGAGGGAGTTGTGATTGAGTTGCCTTCCGGTACTTACGTCAACCAAATCGAAGACGTTGAATCCTTGATCGGTCGTCGAGCCGAACAAGATATTCTGCATCCTTTAACTGGTGCCGTTTTAGTCGAAGCCGGAAAGTTAATCACCCGTACCATGATTACCCAACTCAAAGATACGAAGGGACAAGTCTCGGAGTATCTGGCGAAAACGAAAGACGCTTAA
- a CDS encoding V4R domain-containing protein, translating into MINIATLVKERSSLGNYFAPDAYVKGEFEFGLIENRSGSRLLALPHTLLQAIYTGLEQEVGQEGSGLVMFNCGRWWGKSFFKRFAEEVGEYYGKPIAQMEMVEFLQCVKQCWKTHGWGVIDIDFDFYQKGFLAVKVENSAFARVAPSGKQPMCFFEAGILSAFFSQLTGRNLHCVQTACESMGAECNFFILGLAERLESVEAWREEGHDHNKIMELLCGN; encoded by the coding sequence ATGATTAATATTGCAACTTTAGTTAAAGAACGTTCCTCGCTAGGAAATTATTTCGCTCCCGATGCCTACGTTAAAGGCGAATTTGAATTCGGTCTGATTGAAAACCGCAGTGGCTCTCGCTTGCTGGCCTTACCCCATACGCTGTTGCAAGCCATTTATACAGGACTCGAACAAGAAGTCGGTCAAGAAGGATCGGGATTAGTTATGTTCAACTGCGGTCGCTGGTGGGGCAAGAGCTTCTTCAAGCGATTCGCTGAGGAAGTTGGCGAATACTATGGCAAGCCTATCGCTCAGATGGAGATGGTAGAGTTCTTACAATGCGTTAAGCAATGTTGGAAAACCCACGGTTGGGGCGTTATCGATATCGACTTCGATTTCTACCAAAAAGGATTTCTGGCTGTCAAAGTTGAGAATTCTGCCTTTGCTCGAGTGGCTCCTTCGGGAAAGCAACCTATGTGTTTTTTTGAAGCAGGGATTCTGAGCGCCTTCTTCAGCCAGCTAACCGGACGCAACTTGCACTGCGTGCAAACTGCCTGCGAATCGATGGGTGCAGAATGCAACTTTTTTATCTTAGGTTTAGCCGAGCGACTCGAATCCGTAGAAGCATGGCGAGAAGAAGGACACGACCATAACAAGATTATGGAACTACTGTGCGGAAACTAA
- a CDS encoding V4R domain-containing protein codes for MVYTPTNSNPGQKLFLKTAEHTLKKKYPKKHHHFRWEDFFVFQTQSGEILDWNESRNILASEDFIVGLIEGLEQEVGNASGVVMYNIGKEWGKRDAEFFRNWFIKEYEYETEISQLNLPYVLEAWWWPFTAQGWGNWDFDLSDQKNGFMFVNIFDSAVARTLGDVGKPVCHIYAGLLAGFFSSLVKKELNCIEIQCYAMGETYCKFLLGKQDRLDAATFWMHEGATARDIETRLQDGELR; via the coding sequence ATGGTCTATACTCCAACCAATTCCAACCCCGGTCAAAAACTCTTTCTCAAAACAGCAGAACATACTCTAAAAAAGAAATATCCTAAAAAGCACCATCACTTTCGCTGGGAAGATTTCTTCGTCTTCCAAACTCAAAGCGGAGAAATTCTCGATTGGAACGAATCCCGTAACATTTTAGCGAGCGAAGACTTCATCGTCGGATTGATCGAAGGTTTAGAGCAAGAAGTCGGTAATGCCTCTGGCGTTGTTATGTACAACATTGGCAAAGAATGGGGCAAAAGAGATGCCGAATTTTTCCGAAACTGGTTTATCAAAGAGTACGAGTATGAGACCGAAATCAGCCAACTCAATCTGCCCTACGTGCTAGAAGCGTGGTGGTGGCCCTTTACCGCTCAAGGCTGGGGCAACTGGGATTTCGACCTGAGCGATCAAAAAAATGGCTTTATGTTCGTCAACATCTTCGATTCAGCCGTAGCCCGGACATTAGGCGATGTTGGCAAACCCGTCTGTCACATCTATGCAGGTCTTCTAGCCGGGTTCTTCAGCAGCCTAGTTAAAAAAGAATTGAACTGCATTGAGATCCAATGCTACGCCATGGGAGAAACCTACTGCAAGTTCCTCTTAGGCAAACAAGACCGCCTCGATGCCGCTACCTTCTGGATGCACGAAGGCGCGACAGCACGAGATATTGAAACGCGCTTGCAAGATGGGGAACTCAGATGA
- a CDS encoding TetR/AcrR family transcriptional regulator gives MQSKKTYHHGDLRQALIDTAIELIAERGMSNWSLREVARRIGVSHTAPYRHFADREALLAAVAEKGFQEMSNYLLQTLEKIPNEHSQRLQAIGVAYVQYAIAHPCEYEVMFRYSQKDEGQYPALSEAATTAFMMLVNVIIEGQKAGAFREENPKGLAWVAWSLVHGLAMLLVDGQIKVPENSTVEALASFTTQMLTEGLQADR, from the coding sequence ATGCAGTCTAAAAAAACCTATCACCACGGAGATCTACGCCAAGCTTTGATTGACACGGCTATAGAATTAATCGCAGAACGAGGCATGAGCAATTGGTCGCTCAGAGAAGTGGCGCGGCGCATCGGTGTGTCTCATACTGCTCCCTATCGACATTTTGCCGATCGCGAAGCTCTCTTGGCAGCCGTTGCCGAAAAAGGGTTTCAAGAGATGAGTAACTATTTGCTCCAAACCCTAGAGAAAATCCCGAACGAGCATTCCCAACGATTGCAAGCCATTGGCGTTGCATACGTGCAATACGCGATCGCGCATCCCTGCGAATACGAGGTCATGTTTCGCTATTCTCAGAAAGATGAAGGGCAATATCCTGCCTTGAGCGAAGCAGCCACAACAGCCTTTATGATGCTAGTCAATGTCATTATTGAAGGTCAAAAAGCCGGAGCGTTTCGTGAGGAAAATCCCAAGGGATTAGCCTGGGTTGCTTGGTCTTTGGTACACGGCTTAGCCATGCTGCTCGTTGACGGTCAGATTAAAGTTCCAGAAAACAGTACGGTAGAAGCTTTAGCTAGCTTTACAACGCAAATGTTGACTGAGGGCTTACAAGCTGATAGATAA
- a CDS encoding NAD(P)/FAD-dependent oxidoreductase, whose translation MNTSHYDIILIGSGMGALTVASLMAQMRGKKVLVLERHFKAGGYTHSFKRQQFHWDVGIHYVGQMGEGSQMRRLFDLVTQGRVGWQKMPDLFEKFVYPDFTFNLYSNKERYIRDLIEQFPEEEKAIRQYFRDTAKAAIALGMQATSESGGWLKLLGAIVNLFNPPRLNLTTQEYLDRHFQNPKLKALLVSQWGTYGLPPSKSSFAVHSAIAQHYLEGAYYPVGGAGNIAASVRETVEASGGKILLNREATEILIEYGKAVGVRVRKVNAKEETFEEYYAPVIVSNVGATATYLKLIPSDYPIPFRESLRRFVGQHSPVTNITLYLGFSEDPRQLGFQGENHWIYESFDHDSIYNRRGEWIENGKPMGVYLSFPSLKDPQAKAHTAEIIAWADYETFARWRKQPWLKRDEEYRALKQQLSQSLIDLVDRHYPGFAKIVEYQELSTPLTNEHFTGHDRGGIYGLPIAPERFEKENAAWTHPKTPVPGLYLTGADLFMGGIVPAMMGGVVTVANLPDGISLPQVFMAARQFKAAMEKQESHLTRTPSALSQ comes from the coding sequence ATGAATACCTCACACTACGACATAATCCTAATTGGTTCGGGGATGGGCGCTCTAACCGTTGCAAGCCTAATGGCACAGATGCGAGGGAAAAAAGTCTTAGTCCTAGAACGCCATTTCAAAGCAGGCGGATATACTCATTCCTTCAAACGACAACAGTTTCATTGGGATGTCGGCATTCACTATGTCGGACAAATGGGAGAAGGTTCTCAAATGCGCCGCTTGTTCGATCTAGTGACTCAAGGACGAGTTGGCTGGCAAAAAATGCCCGATTTGTTTGAGAAGTTCGTCTATCCCGACTTCACCTTTAATCTATACAGCAATAAAGAACGCTATATTCGGGATTTAATCGAGCAATTCCCCGAAGAAGAAAAAGCGATTCGCCAATATTTCCGCGATACGGCTAAAGCAGCGATCGCTCTTGGGATGCAGGCAACCAGCGAATCTGGTGGCTGGTTGAAGTTGCTCGGTGCCATTGTCAACCTATTTAATCCTCCCAGACTAAACCTAACGACTCAGGAATATTTAGACAGACATTTTCAAAATCCCAAACTGAAAGCCTTATTAGTGTCTCAATGGGGAACTTACGGACTTCCACCAAGCAAGAGTTCTTTTGCCGTTCACTCGGCGATCGCGCAACATTATTTAGAGGGGGCATACTATCCCGTTGGCGGTGCGGGTAATATTGCAGCCAGCGTTCGAGAGACTGTAGAAGCGAGCGGGGGTAAGATTCTTTTAAATCGGGAAGCTACCGAGATTTTAATAGAATATGGAAAAGCTGTAGGGGTAAGGGTTCGCAAAGTCAATGCCAAGGAAGAGACTTTTGAGGAATATTATGCCCCCGTTATTGTCAGTAATGTAGGAGCGACGGCTACTTATCTCAAACTAATTCCCAGCGATTATCCTATTCCTTTCCGCGAGTCGCTGCGACGCTTTGTAGGGCAGCATTCCCCAGTGACGAATATTACCCTGTATTTAGGATTTTCCGAAGATCCGCGCCAACTAGGATTTCAAGGGGAAAATCACTGGATTTACGAGAGTTTTGACCACGATAGTATTTATAATCGCCGGGGTGAGTGGATTGAGAATGGAAAACCGATGGGAGTTTATCTATCGTTTCCATCGCTCAAAGATCCCCAGGCGAAAGCTCATACCGCAGAAATTATTGCTTGGGCAGATTATGAAACATTTGCTCGCTGGCGGAAGCAACCTTGGTTGAAACGAGATGAGGAGTATCGGGCACTCAAGCAGCAGTTGAGCCAATCGTTAATCGACTTGGTAGATCGTCATTATCCCGGATTTGCAAAGATTGTTGAATATCAAGAACTTTCAACGCCGCTAACTAACGAGCATTTTACAGGACACGATCGCGGGGGAATTTATGGACTGCCTATTGCTCCCGAACGCTTTGAGAAGGAAAATGCTGCTTGGACTCATCCGAAAACTCCCGTACCGGGACTATATCTAACGGGCGCGGATTTGTTTATGGGAGGCATTGTTCCTGCCATGATGGGCGGCGTAGTTACTGTAGCCAATCTCCCGGATGGGATTTCTCTGCCTCAAGTCTTCATGGCAGCGAGACAGTTCAAAGCAGCAATGGAGAAACAGGAGTCTCACCTGACGCGCACGCCGAGTGCCTTGTCCCAATGA
- a CDS encoding cyclase family protein: protein MSKAIFRVKSFLKSVLDRFFSQPTKRTIFAIFCFVALAIAAISLPAEAVKSRREPSLWQVYQQSLKNAKYVDLTHAIAPSIPVWEGFGPSKFEPTVNPKTGKPYTYKTDGFEATHYDLSTDQLGTQLDPPAHWDPYYPTIDELPATYAIRPLVVIPIQDKVAKDPNYHLAVKDILAWEKKHGKIPEGSVVFVRSDWSKEWPNPDLAKRRKFPGVGLEALKFLHLERKILLHGHEPLDTDSTPTLEGEAWLLHNGYTQAEGVANLDRVPETGALVAIGYSKFKGGLGGYARYIAICPPDWKYGVSVGQTPEAPLPKSDKPIHWDKALGVRVR from the coding sequence ATGAGTAAGGCTATCTTTCGCGTCAAATCCTTTCTAAAAAGCGTTTTAGATAGATTTTTTAGTCAGCCAACCAAGAGAACTATTTTCGCAATCTTTTGTTTTGTGGCTTTGGCGATCGCGGCGATCTCTTTGCCCGCAGAGGCGGTAAAGTCCAGACGCGAGCCTTCCCTGTGGCAAGTCTATCAGCAGTCGCTCAAAAACGCCAAATATGTCGATCTCACCCATGCGATCGCGCCTTCAATTCCCGTCTGGGAAGGGTTTGGACCGTCCAAGTTCGAGCCGACAGTCAATCCCAAGACTGGCAAACCCTACACCTACAAAACCGATGGCTTCGAGGCAACCCACTACGACTTATCTACAGATCAGCTCGGTACTCAGTTAGATCCGCCCGCCCATTGGGATCCTTACTATCCAACCATCGACGAACTCCCAGCCACTTATGCCATTCGTCCTCTCGTCGTCATTCCCATCCAAGACAAAGTTGCCAAAGACCCCAATTATCACCTCGCCGTTAAGGATATTCTTGCTTGGGAGAAAAAGCACGGCAAGATTCCCGAAGGCTCGGTTGTCTTCGTGCGCTCCGACTGGTCTAAGGAATGGCCCAACCCCGATTTGGCTAAAAGACGCAAATTTCCTGGCGTAGGGCTGGAGGCGCTCAAATTTCTGCATCTAGAGCGCAAGATCTTACTGCACGGGCACGAGCCACTCGATACCGACAGCACGCCTACTCTCGAAGGAGAAGCTTGGCTCTTACACAACGGGTATACCCAGGCAGAAGGAGTGGCGAATTTAGATCGGGTGCCTGAAACGGGGGCTTTGGTTGCCATCGGATATTCCAAGTTCAAAGGCGGTTTGGGAGGGTATGCACGTTATATTGCTATTTGCCCGCCAGACTGGAAGTATGGGGTATCAGTGGGACAGACTCCAGAAGCTCCCTTGCCCAAGTCCGATAAGCCAATTCATTGGGACAAGGCACTCGGCGTGCGCGTCAGGTGA
- a CDS encoding DUF4419 domain-containing protein, with the protein MNVFFPYLRDIQGNYTEINPYVDAAIKNWDSPYLAESTMDCFPVGLSQVPFVWKYYQEIFNLNFIGGFVGVSQERNNLALQAEIGWAITQSD; encoded by the coding sequence ATTAACGTCTTTTTTCCTTATCTCAGAGATATACAAGGAAATTACACTGAAATAAATCCTTATGTAGATGCAGCAATTAAAAATTGGGACAGTCCATATTTAGCCGAATCAACTATGGATTGTTTCCCAGTTGGTTTATCGCAAGTTCCTTTTGTTTGGAAATACTATCAAGAAATATTTAATCTGAATTTTATTGGAGGTTTTGTTGGCGTTTCTCAAGAGCGAAATAATTTGGCTCTACAAGCAGAAATTGGTTGGGCAATAACTCAATCTGACTAA
- a CDS encoding glycerol-3-phosphate acyltransferase, giving the protein MTLTQLWGSLLIFIACPLLGGLPLIDWITYGLTGRKLARLGTGNISVSAAFYHGGTVVGILAVLSEAAKGIAAVFLARWFFPSQPVWELIALIALVAGRYWMGKGAGTTNVFWGIVAHDWKAALLTVLIGGISFTIFRERKSGRLVGLFVLALILALRHPNSSEYIAAAIALVGLLAWIYQKIPDDLDLPSRSAKAGSRKLFRFFQGDRAIPSLNDKLDARKVGQKAATLSRLKRLGYDVPDGWVLPPGDDPQPLLAFLEPSVENPLVVRSSAIGEDSETASAAGQYITILNVTSREALQAAILDCQTSYSLPSAVRYRQDRNQTNAAMAVLIQKQVRGVFSGVAFSRDPINPLNTAVVIEALPGDAARVVSGKVTPERYYIEVGANGSSPGQNSENGDVPRELLQLVAQITREIEDLYHGIPQDIEWTFDGQQLWLLQARSITNLHPIWTRKIAAEVIPGVIRPLTWSLNRPLTCGVWGEIFRIVLGKRSRGLDFNETATLHYQRAYFNATLLGEIFRRMGLPSESLEFLTRGAKFSKPPLESTLRNLPGLLRLLEREWNLERDFERDKYRYFTPTFNLIQAIPLSESSLSELWERIDTILPVLKQATYYSILAPLSLALRQAIFKVSPEQLDNSQTPEVASSRSLADLAVYARNLLPIEQLSGYSCPSLFAYLAETPDGQNILEQFKQWLERYGYLSEVATDIAVPRWIEDPRPMRALFTRFLFHPPQPKENAVQTQAWKVQLVQKRLNLKGQATEIYSQLLAHLRWTFVALEEFWLKDGTLSAQGDIFFLEFDEIHRFIENSAPELRERLPQLIQQRRTQYKKNQAITHVPFVVYGSPKTSFLSAAPLPAKGRLQGIAASPGIAEGQVKILRTLQQIGEIDPQTILVVPYTDSGWTAILARAGGIIAEVGGALSHGAIVAREYGIPAVMDIYNATHLLRDGQRVRVDGQMGVVEILED; this is encoded by the coding sequence ATGACGCTTACACAGCTTTGGGGTTCTCTACTGATTTTTATAGCGTGTCCCCTGCTAGGAGGACTTCCTCTAATTGACTGGATTACCTATGGGCTAACGGGACGAAAGCTAGCGAGATTGGGAACGGGAAATATCTCCGTCTCGGCAGCTTTTTATCACGGCGGGACTGTTGTAGGAATATTAGCCGTTTTGTCAGAAGCGGCAAAAGGAATCGCCGCCGTTTTCTTAGCCCGTTGGTTCTTTCCCTCCCAACCAGTATGGGAGTTAATCGCCTTGATTGCCCTAGTTGCCGGACGTTATTGGATGGGCAAAGGTGCCGGAACGACCAATGTATTTTGGGGAATTGTCGCTCACGATTGGAAGGCAGCCCTTTTGACCGTTCTGATAGGGGGAATTAGTTTTACGATCTTTCGGGAGCGCAAATCCGGGCGTTTGGTAGGACTGTTTGTGCTAGCTCTGATTTTAGCCTTGCGACATCCCAATAGCAGCGAATACATTGCTGCTGCGATCGCGCTAGTTGGGTTGCTTGCCTGGATCTATCAAAAAATCCCCGACGATCTCGATCTTCCCTCGCGCTCGGCAAAAGCAGGATCGCGAAAACTGTTTCGTTTTTTCCAAGGCGATCGCGCCATCCCCTCCTTAAATGATAAGCTGGATGCCCGCAAAGTCGGACAAAAAGCTGCGACTCTCTCGCGCCTAAAACGATTAGGTTACGACGTTCCCGATGGCTGGGTTCTTCCCCCAGGCGACGACCCGCAACCGTTACTTGCCTTTCTCGAACCCTCGGTTGAAAATCCCTTGGTCGTTCGTTCTTCAGCCATTGGCGAAGACTCGGAAACCGCCTCAGCAGCGGGACAGTATATTACCATTTTGAACGTTACTAGCCGCGAAGCCCTACAGGCTGCCATTCTCGACTGTCAAACCTCCTACAGTCTTCCCTCTGCCGTCAGGTATCGTCAAGACAGAAATCAAACTAATGCTGCGATGGCGGTATTGATTCAAAAACAGGTTCGAGGCGTTTTTTCTGGCGTTGCTTTTAGCCGCGATCCTATAAATCCCTTGAATACAGCCGTTGTCATCGAAGCCTTGCCAGGAGACGCAGCGCGAGTGGTATCGGGGAAAGTTACTCCCGAAAGATATTATATAGAAGTAGGAGCAAACGGCAGTTCGCCCGGACAGAATTCAGAAAATGGCGACGTTCCGCGAGAATTACTGCAATTAGTTGCCCAAATAACACGGGAAATAGAAGATCTGTATCACGGCATTCCTCAAGATATCGAATGGACTTTTGACGGACAACAGTTGTGGTTGCTTCAAGCGCGATCGATTACCAATCTGCATCCGATTTGGACGCGCAAGATTGCCGCTGAAGTCATTCCAGGGGTCATTCGTCCGCTAACGTGGTCGCTCAATCGTCCCCTCACTTGTGGCGTGTGGGGCGAGATTTTTAGGATAGTTTTGGGAAAACGGTCAAGGGGATTGGATTTTAACGAAACGGCAACGCTACATTACCAACGCGCCTATTTTAACGCGACGCTGTTGGGAGAGATTTTCCGCCGCATGGGACTCCCTTCAGAAAGTTTAGAGTTTCTTACCAGAGGCGCAAAATTTAGCAAGCCTCCCTTAGAATCTACCTTGCGCAACCTTCCGGGATTGCTGAGGTTATTGGAGAGAGAGTGGAATTTAGAGCGAGACTTTGAGCGAGACAAATATAGATACTTTACGCCAACTTTTAATTTGATCCAAGCTATCCCTCTATCAGAATCGTCTCTTTCGGAGTTATGGGAAAGGATAGATACGATTTTACCCGTTCTGAAACAGGCAACTTACTACAGCATACTCGCTCCTCTAAGTCTTGCCCTGCGACAAGCAATCTTCAAAGTATCGCCCGAACAACTCGATAACAGCCAAACTCCAGAAGTTGCCTCCTCGCGATCGCTTGCCGATCTTGCTGTTTATGCTCGCAACTTACTACCTATCGAACAATTGAGCGGTTATAGCTGCCCCTCCCTATTCGCATATTTGGCAGAAACCCCCGACGGACAAAACATTTTAGAACAGTTTAAACAATGGCTCGAACGCTATGGCTACCTGAGCGAAGTGGCAACCGATATCGCAGTTCCTCGCTGGATAGAAGATCCTCGCCCGATGAGAGCCCTATTTACCCGCTTTCTCTTTCATCCGCCGCAACCGAAAGAGAACGCAGTGCAAACGCAGGCATGGAAAGTACAACTCGTACAAAAGCGTCTCAATCTCAAAGGACAAGCAACTGAAATCTACTCGCAACTGCTCGCTCATCTGCGATGGACTTTTGTCGCTCTAGAGGAATTTTGGCTTAAAGACGGCACGCTTTCTGCTCAAGGGGACATCTTTTTTCTAGAATTTGATGAAATTCACCGCTTTATTGAAAATTCCGCTCCCGAACTGAGAGAACGGTTGCCCCAACTCATCCAACAACGACGAACTCAATATAAGAAGAATCAAGCGATTACTCACGTTCCCTTCGTCGTCTACGGCAGTCCGAAAACCTCTTTTCTGTCTGCTGCGCCTCTGCCTGCCAAAGGACGCTTGCAGGGAATTGCTGCCAGTCCTGGCATAGCAGAAGGGCAAGTCAAAATTCTCAGAACGCTGCAACAAATAGGGGAAATCGACCCACAAACCATTCTCGTCGTTCCCTATACTGATTCCGGTTGGACAGCTATCCTCGCTCGTGCTGGCGGAATTATTGCTGAAGTTGGCGGTGCTTTATCCCATGGCGCGATCGTTGCTCGCGAGTACGGAATTCCCGCCGTCATGGATATTTACAATGCAACTCACCTGTTGCGAGATGGTCAGCGAGTGCGAGTTGACGGTCAAATGGGGGTGGTGGAAATATTGGAAGATTAG
- a CDS encoding ATP-binding protein: protein MTNYSVVTSSKILHNQVASLLLYQSVLKDEVGRSFLYLLQTLNSNKSDPKTQPFTSINCLQAYGNWFKSLAALNKSWGDYLIAQILHDDNPFSRQVQTVSLENLPRSLIAAAKHDLKILQNLSRCSPQQISQWVKTATQVSVTPIAWDLESISKSFFHWHENWEDALEELAIYYQKNGTGILAKYKALRWQEGKMLGIAHPDPIELREIVGYESQKEALLKNTEFLLAGYPALHVLLYGSRGSGKSSLVKGLLNQYSSQGLRLIEVSKSELKDLPVILEKLRDFPQKFIIFVDDLSFEEDDDAFKALKVVLEGSLTAKAQNVVVYATSNRRHLVREFFSDRPRPSDGDEVHSWDTLQEKLSFSDRFGLTLTFEPANQNTYLEIVRHLAQLANIPLDKDELEFCAKQWATHHNGCSGRTARQLIDFLRGELAINSKQ, encoded by the coding sequence ATGACTAATTATTCTGTTGTTACTTCAAGTAAAATTCTCCATAATCAAGTTGCTTCACTGCTGCTTTATCAATCAGTTTTAAAAGATGAAGTAGGAAGGAGTTTTTTGTATTTACTGCAAACGCTAAACAGTAATAAAAGCGATCCGAAAACGCAACCATTTACTTCGATTAATTGCTTACAAGCTTACGGAAATTGGTTTAAAAGTTTAGCAGCTCTAAATAAAAGCTGGGGCGATTATTTAATTGCACAAATTTTGCACGACGATAATCCTTTTAGCAGACAAGTCCAAACAGTTTCTCTAGAAAATTTACCGCGATCGCTAATTGCTGCCGCAAAACACGATCTAAAAATCTTACAGAATCTCTCTCGTTGTAGTCCGCAACAGATTAGCCAATGGGTAAAAACAGCGACGCAAGTGTCAGTAACTCCCATTGCGTGGGATCTAGAATCAATCTCGAAATCTTTTTTCCATTGGCACGAGAATTGGGAAGATGCTTTAGAAGAATTAGCCATTTATTATCAAAAAAATGGGACGGGAATTTTGGCTAAATATAAAGCTTTACGCTGGCAAGAAGGGAAAATGCTAGGAATTGCTCATCCCGATCCAATTGAGTTAAGAGAAATTGTTGGCTACGAGTCTCAAAAAGAAGCCTTACTCAAAAATACTGAATTTCTTTTAGCTGGATATCCTGCCCTTCATGTTTTACTTTATGGGAGTCGCGGTTCGGGAAAATCCTCTTTAGTCAAAGGATTATTAAACCAATATAGCTCGCAAGGATTGAGATTAATTGAAGTTAGCAAATCCGAGTTAAAAGACCTTCCAGTTATTTTAGAAAAGCTACGAGATTTCCCTCAGAAATTTATTATTTTTGTGGACGATTTATCCTTTGAAGAAGATGATGATGCTTTTAAAGCACTCAAGGTTGTTTTAGAAGGCAGTTTGACCGCTAAAGCTCAAAATGTTGTGGTTTATGCGACTTCCAATCGACGGCATTTAGTGAGAGAATTTTTTAGCGATCGCCCTCGTCCGAGCGATGGAGATGAAGTGCATTCTTGGGATACACTACAAGAGAAATTATCCTTTAGCGATCGCTTTGGTTTGACGCTTACTTTTGAACCTGCCAATCAAAACACCTATCTAGAAATTGTCCGTCATTTAGCACAATTAGCTAACATTCCTCTCGACAAAGATGAATTAGAATTTTGTGCCAAACAATGGGCAACTCATCATAACGGATGTTCAGGAAGAACTGCCAGACAATTGATCGATTTTTTGAGAGGAGAATTAGCGATTAACAGTAAACAGTAA